A genomic stretch from Pseudoliparis swirei isolate HS2019 ecotype Mariana Trench chromosome 18, NWPU_hadal_v1, whole genome shotgun sequence includes:
- the dram2b gene encoding DNA damage-regulated autophagy modulator protein 2b: MWWFQQGLSFLPAALVVWTAAAFVFAYITAVVLRHVDPLLPYISDTGTMAPERCLFGIMLDVSAFLGMATVYVRFKQVEALTGDGELKLNRLNRVGLLLGLTSSFGMAVVANFQKTTLFSMHLVGAVLTFGVGALYILVQTQLSLRMQPLLHSRNAFLVRLAIGVWTLGSIVIMFVSSVVMYSSLPGVDVIRKLHWTPGETGYTAHIISTVSEWSLAFSFISFFLSYIRDFQKITLRAEVDLQSGHLYDTWPHGGAAESTLKPSESSPLLAGGT; the protein is encoded by the exons ATGTGGTGGTTCCAGCAGGGTCTGAGCTTCCTGCCGGCAGCGCTGGTCGTCTGGACGGCGGCGGCCTTCGTCTTCGCTTACATCACAGCGGTGGTGCTGAGGCACGTGGACCCTCTGTTGCCTTACATCAG CGACACCGGAACGATGGCACCGGAGAGGTGTCTGTTCGGCATCATGCTGGATGTCTCCGCCTTTTTAG ggatggCCACAGTGTACGTGCGTTTCAAACAGGTGGAGGCTCTGACGGGGGACGGCGAGCTCAAGCTGAACCGGCTGAACCGCGTCGGGCTGCTGCTCGGCCTGACCAGCTCCTTCGGGATGGCCGTGGTCGCCAACTTCCAG aagacCACGCTGTTCTCCATGCACCTGGTGGGCGCGGTGCTGACCTTCGGGGTCGGGGCGCTCTACATCCTGGTCCAGACGCAGCTCTCGCTCCGCATGCAGCCGCTCctccacagcaggaacgccttCCTGGTCCGGCTCGCCATCGGGGTCTGGACTCTGGGCAGCATCGTCATCA TGTTCGTGTCGTCCGTGGTGATGTACAGCAGTCTTCCCGGAGTGGACGTCATTCGCAAACTGCACTGGACTCCAGGAGAGACG GGCTACACGGCTCACATCATCAGCACCGTGTCCGAGTGGTCTCTGGCCTTCTCCTTCATCAGCTTCTTCCTCAGCTACATCCGAGATTTCCAG AAAATTACTTTGCGAGCCGAAGTCGATTTGCAGAGCGGCCACCTGTACGACACCTGGCCACACGGCGGCGCCGCGGAGTCGACCCTCAAACCCTCCGAGTCGTCTCCGCTGCTGGCGGGAGGAACGTGA